A genome region from Anastrepha obliqua isolate idAnaObli1 chromosome 4, idAnaObli1_1.0, whole genome shotgun sequence includes the following:
- the LOC129245301 gene encoding U-scoloptoxin(19)-Tl1a, with amino-acid sequence MSCKVFSYLLSVLLIAQVPINGISAGTDDNLIDNVPEYYLMQGVKVYPGDRECALVGGLCVHTSDCLEPTTNRGLCPSNTHRGVECCYELPLRPAPCEQHLGICMDRCAEVLQRPGTDCQGGQVCCVLI; translated from the exons atGTCCTGCAAAGTTTTCTCATACCTGCTGAGTGTTCTACTGATCGCACAGGTACCGATAAATGGCATCAGTGCCGGCACGGATGACAACCTGATCGACAATGTGCCAGAATACTACC tgaTGCAAGGCGTGAAAGTCTATCCTGGTGACCGTGAATGTGCCTTGGTTGGTGGTTTATGTGTGCACACCAGTGACTGTTTGGAACCGACCACGAATCGTGGACTCTGTCCATCCAATACACATCGTGGCGTCGAGTGTTGCTACGAAT TGCCACTGAGGCCCGCACCGTGTGAACAGCATTTGGGCATCTGCATGGATAGATGTGCCGAGGTCCTACAGCGACCCGGTACCGATTGCCAAGGCGGACAGGTTTGCTGTGTCTTAATCTAA